A region of Ictidomys tridecemlineatus isolate mIctTri1 chromosome 4, mIctTri1.hap1, whole genome shotgun sequence DNA encodes the following proteins:
- the LOC101962852 gene encoding LOW QUALITY PROTEIN: ATP synthase F(1) complex subunit epsilon, mitochondrial-like (The sequence of the model RefSeq protein was modified relative to this genomic sequence to represent the inferred CDS: substituted 2 bases at 2 genomic stop codons), producing the protein MVAYWRXAGLSYIXYSQICAKAVRDALKAEFKANAKKTSGSSIKLVKVKKE; encoded by the coding sequence ATGGTGGCCTACTGGCGATAGGCTGGACTCAGCTATATCTGATACTCTCAGATCTGTGCAAAAGCAGTGAGGGATGCACTGAAGGCAGAATTCAAAGCAAATGCCAAGAAGACTTCTGGCAGCAGCATAAAACTTGTGAAAGTAAAAAAGGAATAA